In the Gossypium raimondii isolate GPD5lz chromosome 9, ASM2569854v1, whole genome shotgun sequence genome, one interval contains:
- the LOC105797843 gene encoding probable WRKY transcription factor 75: MENYQMFFPISSSPSEANMAPNSCQAFNSFHGDSSNGLLLDWKSSSSINAENCFIQKPEVEETDNQMMKPTSVGKQKAKKIRKQRYAFETRSQVDVLDDGYHWRKYGQKAVKDNKFPRSYYRCTHQGCNVKKQVQRLTKDESVVVTTYEGMHTHPIHKPTDNFEHILNQMHIYKPF; encoded by the exons ATGGAAAATTATCAAATGTTTTTCCCTATTTCTTCATCCCCTTCAGAAGCAAACATGGCACCTAATAGTTGTCAAGCTTTTAACAGTTTTCATGGGGATAGCTCAAATGGGTTGTTGTTGGATTGGAAGAGTAGCAGTAGTATAAATGCAGAAAACTGCTTCATCCAGAAACCAGAAGTTGAAGAAACTGATAATCAGATGATGAAACCAACATCAGTTGGTAAACAAAAGGCAAAGAAGATTAGGAAACAAAGATATGCGTTTGAAACGAGGAGTCAAGTTGATGTACTTGATGATGGATATCATTGGAGGAAATATGGGCAAAAAGCTGTTAAGGACAACAAATTCCCAAG AAGCTACTATCGATGCACACATCAAGGATGCAACGTAAAGAAGCAAGTCCAACGTCTAACCAAAGATGAAAGTGTGGTTGTGACGACTTATGAGGGCATGCACACTCATCCCATTCACAAACCAACTGATAACTTTGAACACATCTTGAATCAGATGCATATCTATAAACCCTTTTGA